A single region of the Penaeus vannamei isolate JL-2024 chromosome 23, ASM4276789v1, whole genome shotgun sequence genome encodes:
- the LOC138866032 gene encoding uncharacterized protein, whose protein sequence is MTPYHPLPYHHTTILPSTLPSYHPLPYPHTTLHHTTLYHTTNHHTTLHHTTLHHTTLHHTTLHHTLYHSIIPPSTLPPTTLHHTTLYPTIIPPYHHPPYHPPPYPHTTLHHTPIPPSTIPPYHPPPYPHTTLHHTPIPPSTIPPYHPPPYPHTTLHHTPIPPSTIPPYHPPPYPHTTLHHTPIPPSTIPPYHPPPYPHTTLHHTPIPPSTIPPYHPPPYPHTTLHHTPIPPSTIPPYNPTTLYHTPNHPPPYHHTTLHHTPNHPPPYPHTTLHHTPIPPSTIPPYHPPPYPHTTLHHTPIPPSTIPPYHPPPYPHTTLHHTPIPPSTIPPYNPTTLYHTPNHPPPYHHTTPAPSAAAVARPPRQDAFHGPALWQRWQQDHLNVSRSL, encoded by the coding sequence ATGACACCATACCACCCTCTACCCTACCATCATACCACCATACTACCCTCTACCCTACCATCATACCACCCTCTACCCTACCCCCATACCACCCTCCACCATACCACCCTCTACCATACCACCAACCACCATACCACCCTCCACCATACCACCCTCCACCATACCACCCTCCACCATACCACCCTCCACCATACCCTCTACCATTCCATCATACCACCCTCTACCCTACCTCCAACCACCCTCCACCATACCACCCTCTACCCTACCATCATACCCCCATACCACCATCCACCATACCACCCTCCACCATACCCCCATACCACCCTCCACCATACCCCCATACCACCCTCCACCATACCCCCATACCACCCTCCACCATACCCCCATACCACCCTCCACCATACCCCCATACCACCCTCCACCATACCCCCATACCACCCTCCACCATACCCCCATACCACCCTCCACCATACCCCCATACCACCCTCCACCATACCCCCATACCACCCTCCACCATACCCCCATACCACCCTCCACCATACCCCCATACCACCCTCCACCATACCCCCATACCACCCTCCACCATACCCCCATACCACCCTCCACCATACCCCCATACCACCCTCCACCATACCCCCATACCACCCTCCACCATACCCCCATACCACCCTCCACCATACCCCCATACCACCCTCCACCATACCCCCATACAACCCTACCACCCTCTACCAtacccccaaccaccctccaccataccaccataccaccctccaccatacccccaaccaccctccaccATACCCCCATACCACCCTCCACCATACCCCCATACCACCCTCCACCATACCCCCATACCACCCTCCACCATACCCCCATACCACCCTCCACCATACCCCCATACCACCCTCCACCATACCCCCATACCACCCTCCACCATACCCCCATACCACCCTCCACCATACCCCCATACCACCCTCCACCATACCCCCATACAACCCTACCACCCTCTACCAtacccccaaccaccctccaccATACCACCATACCACGCCCGCACcatccgccgccgccgtcgcacGCCCGCCACGGCAAGACGCCTTCCACGGCCCTGCTTTATGGCAACGATGGCAACAAGACCATTTAAATGTTTCGCGGAGTCTGTGA